The Manis javanica isolate MJ-LG chromosome 4, MJ_LKY, whole genome shotgun sequence genome contains a region encoding:
- the TMEM278 gene encoding transmembrane protein 88B — MSEQERETEEDEGGGTSDTAPMLPGRLPGRQASALLSPGWAGLVAHSLGTLLLPGWALARLMLHLLPATAFLLVLMPAAAVVSLGVLCHSKVHPAPRPSCRALLSDRSSAALIALGFLSLPPLLVLASATRARLARRLRPLLPPRTWTPRLRRHHGASDRGRAGRHPDEGEQLCARV, encoded by the exons ATGAGTGAacaggagagggagacagaggaggATGAAGGAGGGGGCACTTCAGACACGGCACCCATGCTGCCTGGAAGGCTGCCTGGCCGCCAGGCCTCAGCCCTGCTGTCCCCAGGGTGGGCAGGCCTGGTGGCCCACAGCCTGGGGACCCTGCTGCTGCCTGGCTGGGCCCTGGCCAGGCTTATGCTCCACCTGCTGCCCGCGACCGCGTTCCTGCTGGTGCTGATGCCTGCAGCTGCTGTCGTCTCCCTGGGAGTCCTGTGCCACTCAAAG GTCCACCCGGCGCCCCGCCCCTCGTGCCGCGCGCTGCTCTCAGACCGCAGCTCCGCGGCGCTCATCGCGCTCGGCTTCCTCTCGCTGCCCCCGCTGCTCGTACTCGCCTCGGCCACCCGCGCTCGCCTGGCCCGGCGCCTCCGCCCGCTGCTGCCGCCCCGCACCTGGACCCCCAGACTTCGTCGCCACCACGGGGCCAGCGACCGGGGGCGGGCGGGACGCCACCCCGACGAGGGGGAGCAGCTCTGCGCCCGGGTGTGA